One genomic segment of Marinitoga piezophila KA3 includes these proteins:
- a CDS encoding diguanylate cyclase — protein sequence MKKEMFLFFIIIIMVTITIARPLTVVIYSAPPVMYIDNGKVKGIFPEIFDYIAKKEGIDYKYIYLNFADGLEYLKNDLADIMFGVAYTKERAKYFEYSREPLLFDWGQIFSRENVTLHGFMDLKNKSVAVLKKDVYYEGPQGLKKIDSDLNLNIKFKEYNSYEEVFKSLEDGEVDYALASRIFGLNTRKKYDIKETQLILNTVDIYMIYSNKSLKPIIDRLDLRLKELKRNDESYYYKIINKYLYKKQIPTWILPVLLLIGIITFILIIFIYLMRRNIEKKTKELLERNKELEKNKKKVEKLYNTLKHNMEELQNTKGKLEESQALLESFIEHSIDGILFVNKNFDVILVNNVFKERTRTDFHKNITKGSNLRKIFEGELLFLLELEKAYNEERSFVIEKPIKRRDGSIYWVSNSYYPIYKGGEKYGVALISRDITKLKENEILLEKLAHYDSLTGLYNRRAGMEILKELALLSKRENKPLVIGFVDVDNLKTINDVYGHSKGDEAIKNIANILKSSVRHSDVVARYGGDEFFMGLYNCTIEDAERIRDTINKKLEHLNKYSYIHYSISLGFARYIPNSDIDEILLKADQNMYSLKNMKKKLKDKS from the coding sequence ATGAAAAAAGAAATGTTTCTTTTTTTTATTATAATAATAATGGTAACGATTACGATAGCAAGACCATTGACGGTGGTTATATATAGTGCACCACCGGTTATGTATATTGATAATGGGAAGGTAAAAGGTATATTTCCGGAAATATTTGATTATATAGCTAAAAAAGAAGGAATAGATTATAAATATATTTATTTAAATTTTGCAGATGGTCTTGAATATTTAAAAAATGATCTTGCCGATATTATGTTTGGTGTGGCATATACAAAAGAGAGAGCAAAATATTTTGAATATAGCAGAGAACCTTTGCTATTTGATTGGGGACAGATATTTTCCAGAGAAAATGTTACACTTCATGGTTTTATGGATTTGAAAAATAAAAGTGTTGCTGTATTGAAAAAAGATGTATATTATGAAGGACCACAGGGGTTAAAAAAGATAGATAGTGATTTGAATTTAAATATAAAATTTAAAGAATATAATTCATATGAAGAAGTTTTTAAGAGTTTGGAAGATGGTGAAGTTGATTATGCTCTTGCCAGCAGGATTTTTGGTCTAAATACCAGAAAAAAGTATGATATAAAAGAAACACAATTGATATTGAATACAGTTGATATATATATGATATATAGTAATAAATCATTAAAACCAATTATAGATAGACTTGATTTAAGACTTAAAGAATTAAAGAGAAATGATGAATCTTATTATTATAAAATTATCAATAAATATTTATATAAAAAGCAAATTCCAACCTGGATTTTACCGGTACTTTTGCTTATAGGCATAATAACCTTTATATTAATTATTTTTATTTATCTAATGAGAAGAAATATAGAAAAAAAGACAAAAGAATTGTTAGAAAGAAATAAAGAGCTGGAGAAAAATAAAAAGAAAGTTGAAAAATTATATAACACTTTAAAACATAATATGGAAGAGCTTCAAAATACCAAGGGGAAACTCGAAGAATCTCAGGCACTTCTGGAATCATTTATAGAACATAGTATAGATGGAATATTATTTGTAAATAAGAATTTTGATGTTATACTTGTTAATAATGTTTTTAAAGAGAGGACAAGAACGGATTTTCATAAAAATATCACAAAAGGTTCTAATTTAAGAAAAATTTTTGAAGGAGAATTGTTATTTTTATTAGAATTGGAAAAAGCATATAATGAAGAAAGAAGTTTCGTTATAGAAAAACCTATAAAAAGAAGAGATGGCAGTATATATTGGGTAAGTAATAGCTATTATCCAATATATAAAGGTGGAGAAAAATATGGTGTTGCTTTAATTAGCAGAGATATTACAAAGTTAAAGGAAAATGAGATTTTACTTGAAAAACTTGCTCATTATGATTCGTTAACAGGGTTATATAATAGAAGAGCTGGCATGGAAATTTTAAAAGAACTGGCATTATTGTCAAAACGAGAAAACAAGCCTCTTGTAATAGGTTTTGTGGATGTTGACAATTTAAAAACAATAAATGATGTATATGGCCATTCTAAAGGTGATGAAGCTATAAAAAATATAGCAAATATATTAAAATCTTCTGTTAGACATTCAGATGTTGTTGCGAGATATGGTGGCGATGAATTCTTTATGGGGTTATATAATTGTACTATTGAAGATGCAGAAAGAATTAGAGATACAATAAATAAAAAACTGGAGCATTTAAATAAATATAGTTATATTCATTATAGTATAAGTCTTGGATTTGCAAGATATATTCCAAATAGTGATATTGATGAGATTTTATTAAAAGCGGATCAGAATATGTATAGTTTAAAAAATATGAAAAAGAAATTAAAAGATAAAAGTTAA
- a CDS encoding ABC transporter substrate-binding protein, translated as MKKNIKILSITLGAILIIYVIYSIMMPFKVGVIASLNGNEAFMVSDTINGIELFKKLNPDSKKLEIIIEDDGGNIKDAQKAFEKLKRKGVRVILFDSSSTLFEPIYRKLKDEKIIGIGISITADKFKNKNDNFFRLNISNENEQKAIAKYLNKTTDELLVIKDFENPLYINNSFVNFKKYYNGKIYYGVLKNSDISILEQVKNIYEGQNFVYLLINSVTNTAMIANYLKSINKDVYIVITPWIDKNQLSDLLNVKKNVIYSYYLRYKPREDVEFFVKYKELYQREPTIYACGTYEALEVISKIIKNKGREVNAIRDSFFKYRFKTTFGELSFDEYGESNHTIQLGVLE; from the coding sequence ATGAAAAAAAATATTAAAATACTATCTATTACTTTAGGAGCCATACTTATAATTTATGTCATATATTCAATTATGATGCCATTTAAGGTTGGGGTTATAGCCAGTCTAAATGGCAATGAAGCGTTTATGGTTTCTGATACAATAAATGGTATAGAATTGTTTAAAAAATTAAATCCTGATTCTAAAAAACTTGAAATTATTATAGAAGATGATGGGGGAAATATCAAAGATGCGCAAAAAGCTTTTGAAAAATTAAAAAGAAAAGGTGTAAGGGTAATATTATTTGATTCATCGTCCACATTATTTGAACCTATATATAGAAAATTAAAGGATGAAAAGATTATAGGTATTGGCATTTCAATTACTGCAGATAAATTTAAAAACAAAAACGATAATTTTTTTAGGTTAAATATATCAAATGAAAATGAACAAAAAGCAATTGCTAAATATTTAAATAAAACAACAGATGAATTACTTGTGATAAAAGATTTTGAAAATCCGCTTTATATAAATAATTCTTTCGTTAATTTTAAAAAATATTATAACGGAAAAATATATTATGGTGTATTAAAAAATTCTGATATTTCAATATTGGAACAGGTTAAAAATATATACGAAGGACAGAACTTTGTGTATTTATTAATTAATTCTGTAACCAATACAGCAATGATAGCTAATTATCTTAAATCAATTAATAAAGATGTATATATAGTGATAACGCCATGGATTGATAAAAATCAACTCTCTGATTTATTAAATGTAAAAAAGAATGTTATATATTCATATTATTTAAGATATAAACCTCGAGAAGATGTAGAATTTTTTGTAAAATATAAAGAACTATATCAAAGAGAACCAACAATATATGCATGTGGTACCTACGAGGCTCTTGAAGTAATATCTAAAATTATAAAAAATAAAGGTAGAGAAGTTAATGCGATAAGAGATTCATTTTTTAAATATAGGTTTAAAACAACATTTGGTGAATTATCCTTTGATGAATATGGTGAATCTAACCATACAATTCAATTAGGGGTGTTGGAATGA
- a CDS encoding phospholipase D-like domain-containing protein, translating into MRRKIILNIIIIFSSMTFPYKIFITPSQELFYFIKEKSFLSENIKFVSLSISQPFIDILDSRKTEGFIENDLKGNLNYILPDRNYEGYLHEKFIIFNNKSVLFGTGNFTSGSIFEDINLFIYSEDIKIVNLFLKEFKNFASGKFGKKKEIINEEIFTKEFGKIKIVTGPSENIYNTVKDFITNTNEFLNIYTFSFTDSRIAYLIEKLSTRKNIKIKIYADDWNLENINILRYLKGVEVKFIKDNKKNMHLKILINEKGVLIGSYNLTYRAREKNDEYLFIVFNNKFKEEILEKIEKSLQKY; encoded by the coding sequence ATGAGAAGAAAGATTATTTTAAATATAATAATAATTTTTTCTTCTATGACATTTCCGTATAAAATTTTCATAACTCCTTCACAGGAACTCTTTTATTTTATAAAAGAGAAATCTTTTTTATCTGAAAATATAAAATTCGTTTCTTTAAGTATTTCACAACCATTTATAGATATACTCGATTCCAGAAAGACAGAAGGATTTATAGAAAATGATTTAAAGGGCAATTTAAATTATATATTGCCTGATAGAAACTATGAAGGTTATTTACACGAAAAGTTTATAATTTTTAACAATAAAAGCGTGTTATTTGGAACTGGAAATTTTACGTCAGGAAGTATTTTTGAAGACATAAATCTTTTTATATATTCTGAAGATATAAAAATTGTAAATTTATTTTTAAAAGAATTTAAAAATTTTGCATCAGGAAAATTTGGTAAGAAAAAAGAAATAATAAATGAAGAAATTTTTACAAAAGAATTTGGAAAAATAAAAATAGTTACCGGTCCTTCTGAAAACATATATAATACGGTAAAAGATTTTATTACGAATACAAATGAGTTTCTAAACATATATACCTTTTCTTTTACTGATTCAAGAATTGCGTATTTAATAGAGAAACTTTCAACAAGAAAAAATATAAAAATAAAAATATATGCAGATGATTGGAATCTGGAAAATATAAATATTCTAAGATACTTAAAAGGTGTTGAAGTAAAATTTATAAAGGATAATAAAAAAAATATGCATTTAAAAATATTAATTAATGAAAAAGGGGTATTAATTGGAAGTTATAATCTTACATATAGAGCTCGTGAAAAAAATGATGAATACCTTTTTATAGTTTTTAATAATAAATTTAAAGAAGAAATTCTTGAAAAAATTGAAAAAAGCTTACAAAAATATTAA
- the trhA gene encoding PAQR family membrane homeostasis protein TrhA produces the protein MSTKNTEYKEYTLGEEIANAITHGVGIIFSLVALIILIIFSAKTNNFLKTLSVAIYGSTLLLLYTASTVYHSIQKPRIKKFLKIIDHSSIYLLIAGTYTPFTLVTLNGKIGWTLFITIWSLAIVGIILKIFFVKKFRILSTIFYLMMGWLVVVAIKPLVANLPYGGLMWLVIGGLAYTIGAVFYIWKKLPYGHMIWHLFVLAGSVAHFIAVFFYVLPE, from the coding sequence ATGAGTACAAAAAATACTGAATACAAGGAATATACTCTTGGTGAAGAAATCGCCAACGCCATAACTCATGGTGTTGGTATTATCTTCAGTCTGGTGGCATTGATTATATTGATAATATTTTCTGCAAAAACAAATAACTTTTTGAAGACATTAAGTGTTGCTATCTATGGTTCAACTTTACTTCTTTTGTATACTGCATCTACAGTTTATCATAGCATTCAAAAACCACGAATAAAAAAATTTTTAAAAATAATTGACCACTCGTCAATTTATTTGCTTATAGCAGGAACATATACACCATTTACTCTTGTTACACTAAATGGAAAAATTGGATGGACGTTATTTATTACCATTTGGAGTCTGGCAATAGTCGGTATTATTTTAAAGATATTTTTTGTAAAGAAATTCAGAATCCTTTCAACGATTTTTTATCTGATGATGGGATGGTTAGTAGTCGTAGCTATAAAACCATTGGTTGCAAATTTACCATATGGTGGATTAATGTGGCTTGTAATAGGAGGACTTGCATATACAATAGGTGCTGTATTTTATATATGGAAAAAATTGCCATATGGACATATGATATGGCACTTATTTGTTCTTGCTGGTAGTGTTGCACATTTTATTGCTGTATTTTTCTACGTTTTACCGGAATAA
- a CDS encoding methylglyoxal synthase — protein sequence MINVALIAHDKKKLDLVMFVREWKHVFERCNLYATNSTGSLIEEKVGLKITKFASGPYGGDLQIGALITSGNMDFVIFLRDPLTAQPHEPDVSALLRVCDVHNIPLATNLATAEGLVLEIEKKLNKGDEK from the coding sequence GTGATTAATGTAGCATTAATAGCACACGATAAAAAGAAACTTGATCTCGTGATGTTTGTTAGAGAGTGGAAACATGTATTTGAAAGATGTAATTTATATGCAACTAATTCAACAGGAAGCTTAATAGAGGAAAAGGTTGGTTTAAAAATTACAAAATTTGCATCGGGACCATATGGTGGTGATTTACAAATAGGAGCGTTAATAACATCAGGTAATATGGATTTTGTTATATTCTTAAGAGATCCACTTACTGCTCAACCCCATGAACCAGATGTATCTGCTTTACTAAGAGTATGTGATGTTCATAATATACCTTTGGCAACAAATCTTGCAACAGCTGAAGGTTTAGTACTTGAAATAGAAAAAAAACTTAATAAGGGGGATGAAAAATGA
- a CDS encoding V-type ATP synthase subunit D → MIFNQTIPTKGNLINLKQQYKLAKQGHDLLEKKRNIIMKELVDLIEQAQEIQERILKIFEIAYESLQLANLDLGIENVEQYAKGVPEFDGMKIRFRSIMGVEVPEIYKNEKKTEIPYEIYRTDAALDKAYISFKQVLELITEAAMIENKVYKLAYEVKKTKKRVSALENVVIPQLQSSIKFIQDTLEEFEREEFFKLKKLKK, encoded by the coding sequence ATGATATTCAATCAAACTATTCCAACAAAAGGAAATCTTATAAATTTAAAACAACAATATAAACTTGCCAAACAGGGGCACGATTTGCTTGAAAAAAAGAGAAATATAATAATGAAAGAGTTAGTTGATTTAATTGAACAGGCACAGGAAATACAGGAGAGAATACTTAAGATCTTTGAAATAGCTTATGAATCATTGCAACTTGCAAACCTTGATCTTGGAATAGAAAATGTAGAACAATACGCTAAGGGGGTTCCAGAATTCGATGGAATGAAAATACGATTTAGAAGTATTATGGGTGTTGAAGTACCTGAAATATATAAAAATGAGAAAAAAACAGAAATACCATATGAAATATATAGAACCGATGCAGCTTTAGATAAAGCGTATATATCTTTTAAACAGGTTCTTGAACTAATTACAGAGGCAGCAATGATAGAAAATAAAGTATATAAGCTTGCATATGAAGTAAAGAAAACAAAGAAAAGAGTTTCTGCACTTGAAAATGTTGTAATTCCACAGTTACAATCATCTATCAAATTTATTCAGGATACATTGGAAGAATTTGAGAGAGAAGAATTCTTTAAACTGAAAAAATTAAAAAAATAG
- a CDS encoding V-type ATP synthase subunit B, translating into MAVREYTGLSQIKGPLAIIENIKDVKYDEVVDIIHNNQKRSGKVIMVSEDAAVIQIFEGTQGLSLGDTTVRFLGKPLEINLSPDILGRTFDGLGRPIDGMGEIISKKSVDINGSAINPAAREYPRNFIQTGVSAIDSMLTLIRGQKLPIFSGNGLPHNKLAVQIAKQAKLKSNEEFAVVFGAIGLKKDDANFIIKNFEESGSIKNMVVFLNLASDPIVERIATPRIALTVAEYLAFELGKHVLVILNDMTNYCEALRELSNYRGEIPGRKGFPGYLYSDLASIYERAGMIRGKEGSVTQIPILTMPNDDITHPIPDLTGFITEGQIVLSRDLHRKNIYPPISVLPSLSRLMKDGIGKGYTREDHPDISSQLFAAYSRVFEIRSLAAIIGEEDLSDIDKLYLKFGKEFEEKFINQGFDEERPLEKTLDLAWEMLSILPETELTRVKKAYIEKYYKPQNA; encoded by the coding sequence ATGGCAGTACGCGAATATACAGGATTATCTCAAATAAAAGGACCACTTGCAATTATTGAAAATATAAAAGATGTAAAGTATGATGAAGTTGTAGATATAATTCATAATAATCAAAAAAGAAGCGGAAAAGTTATTATGGTTAGTGAAGATGCTGCTGTAATACAGATTTTTGAAGGTACTCAGGGATTATCTTTGGGAGATACAACAGTTAGATTTTTAGGGAAACCGCTTGAAATAAATCTCTCTCCAGATATTCTTGGGAGAACATTTGATGGTTTAGGTCGCCCAATTGATGGAATGGGAGAAATAATTTCCAAAAAAAGTGTTGATATAAATGGTTCCGCTATTAACCCAGCAGCAAGGGAATATCCAAGAAATTTTATTCAAACAGGAGTTTCGGCAATTGATAGTATGCTTACTCTTATAAGAGGACAAAAATTACCTATTTTTTCAGGAAATGGACTTCCTCATAATAAACTGGCAGTTCAAATTGCAAAACAGGCAAAATTAAAATCAAATGAAGAGTTTGCAGTTGTGTTTGGTGCAATTGGATTAAAGAAAGACGATGCAAATTTTATAATCAAAAACTTTGAGGAAAGTGGATCAATAAAAAATATGGTAGTTTTCTTAAACCTTGCCAGTGACCCAATAGTAGAAAGAATTGCAACTCCGAGAATAGCTTTAACTGTTGCTGAATATCTTGCATTTGAATTAGGAAAACACGTATTGGTTATATTAAATGATATGACAAATTATTGTGAAGCGTTAAGAGAATTATCAAATTATAGAGGTGAAATTCCAGGGCGTAAAGGATTTCCGGGTTATCTATATTCTGATCTTGCTTCAATATACGAAAGAGCTGGTATGATTAGAGGAAAAGAAGGTTCTGTTACACAAATTCCAATTCTGACAATGCCAAATGATGACATAACGCATCCCATACCGGATTTAACAGGGTTTATTACTGAAGGGCAGATAGTTTTATCAAGGGATTTACATAGGAAAAATATATATCCACCTATTAGTGTATTGCCTTCTTTATCAAGGTTAATGAAAGATGGTATTGGTAAAGGATATACAAGGGAAGACCATCCAGATATTTCATCACAGCTCTTTGCAGCATATTCAAGAGTATTTGAAATTAGGTCATTGGCAGCTATTATAGGTGAAGAAGATCTTTCTGATATCGATAAATTATATCTAAAATTTGGTAAAGAGTTTGAGGAGAAGTTTATTAATCAGGGATTTGATGAGGAAAGACCACTTGAGAAAACACTGGATCTGGCATGGGAAATGCTTTCAATTTTGCCAGAAACCGAATTAACACGTGTGAAAAAAGCATATATAGAAAAGTATTATAAACCTCAAAATGCATAA
- a CDS encoding V-type ATP synthase subunit A, which yields MQIKEINGPVVKVKDAKTLFMNEMVRVGNYKLIGEVIGIDGDIATVQVYEETSMLKPGEPVESTGKMLSVALGPGLLSSIYDGIQRPLNELIKKSGSFIGRGIDAFGLDTNKYWEVKIIKKQGDLVKGGEVIAEVQETEHLVHKIMVFPNLSGKIVEIVNDGNYKVTDIIAKIEDNNGNIHEIKLYQEWPVKVPRPVKKRLEPSIPLVTGQRVIDIFFPISKGGTAAIPGGFGTGKTITQHQLAKWSDADIIVYIGCGERGNEMTEVLEEFPQLKDPRTGAPLMNRTVLIANTSNMPVSAREASIYTGITIAEYFRDMGYNVAIMADSTSRWAEALRELSGRLEEMPAEEGYPSYLASRIGQFYERAGISENLNGTKGSITIIGAVSPPGGDFSEPVTQNTRRFVKCFWGLDKNLAYSRHYPSINWLTSYSEYTEDLNDWFKENVKSDWNEYRDEAMKLLTEDDRLQQIIKIVGEDVLPDNQKLTVLIAKMIKIGILQQSAFSEVDSYCPLEKQYYLLKIIMDTYQKAKKYVDRSIALSQVLPPEIISKLLTMKEEIKEIKEFEGIEKMLDEHFEKLESTYHD from the coding sequence ATGCAAATTAAAGAAATAAATGGTCCTGTTGTTAAGGTAAAAGATGCAAAAACTTTATTTATGAATGAAATGGTAAGAGTTGGTAATTATAAGTTAATAGGTGAAGTTATTGGGATAGATGGAGATATTGCTACAGTACAGGTATATGAAGAGACATCTATGTTAAAACCTGGAGAACCTGTGGAATCTACAGGGAAAATGTTATCTGTAGCTCTTGGGCCGGGATTGTTAAGCAGTATATATGATGGAATACAGAGACCTTTAAATGAGTTGATAAAAAAGTCTGGATCGTTTATAGGAAGAGGAATAGATGCATTTGGATTAGATACCAATAAATACTGGGAAGTAAAGATAATAAAAAAACAAGGGGATTTGGTTAAAGGTGGAGAAGTAATTGCAGAGGTTCAGGAAACAGAACATCTTGTCCATAAAATAATGGTATTCCCAAATTTATCTGGTAAAATCGTTGAAATTGTAAATGATGGAAATTATAAAGTAACAGATATAATTGCAAAAATAGAGGATAATAATGGAAATATTCATGAAATAAAACTATATCAAGAATGGCCTGTAAAGGTTCCAAGACCTGTAAAAAAAAGATTGGAACCATCAATACCATTAGTTACAGGGCAACGTGTAATAGATATATTCTTTCCAATAAGTAAAGGTGGAACTGCAGCTATTCCAGGAGGTTTTGGTACTGGAAAAACAATTACGCAACATCAATTGGCAAAATGGTCAGATGCTGATATTATAGTGTATATTGGTTGTGGAGAACGTGGAAATGAAATGACAGAAGTTTTAGAAGAATTTCCACAGTTGAAAGACCCAAGAACAGGAGCACCTTTAATGAATAGAACTGTATTAATAGCAAATACATCTAATATGCCTGTTTCAGCAAGGGAAGCTTCCATCTATACTGGAATTACAATTGCAGAATATTTTAGAGATATGGGATATAATGTTGCGATTATGGCAGATTCAACATCAAGATGGGCTGAAGCTCTTAGGGAGTTATCAGGAAGACTTGAAGAGATGCCAGCTGAAGAAGGTTATCCTTCCTATCTTGCATCAAGAATAGGGCAATTTTATGAACGTGCTGGAATTAGCGAAAATCTTAACGGAACAAAAGGTTCTATAACAATTATAGGGGCTGTTTCTCCTCCCGGTGGTGATTTTTCAGAACCAGTTACTCAAAATACAAGAAGATTTGTAAAATGTTTTTGGGGATTGGATAAAAACCTTGCATATTCAAGACATTATCCATCGATAAACTGGTTAACGAGTTATAGTGAATATACGGAAGATTTAAATGACTGGTTTAAAGAAAATGTGAAATCCGATTGGAATGAATATAGAGATGAAGCAATGAAACTGCTTACAGAAGATGATAGATTACAACAAATTATTAAAATAGTTGGTGAAGATGTATTGCCAGATAATCAGAAATTAACGGTTTTAATAGCTAAGATGATAAAAATTGGTATATTGCAGCAAAGTGCATTTAGCGAGGTTGATTCTTATTGTCCGCTTGAAAAACAATATTATTTATTAAAAATAATAATGGATACGTATCAAAAGGCAAAGAAATATGTTGATAGGTCTATTGCATTAAGTCAGGTTTTACCACCTGAAATAATATCAAAGTTACTAACTATGAAGGAAGAAATAAAGGAAATAAAAGAATTTGAAGGTATTGAAAAGATGCTTGATGAACATTTTGAAAAACTTGAAAGTACCTATCATGATTAA
- a CDS encoding V-type ATP synthase subunit E: MSSIENKLNKMINLLEKDFEVEYESMKEQYDEKLEEYKKQIKKEIEEYKNKRLSDVKFESERIIKIAKSKVELKLNQENTYLKNKFLERILEKVKEDLYNLDAKRKKFFYQKLYIEAKNLIDEEYVVLCNPDDIEIVKSFVMDHEVIGDSNIEGGVLLKGEKVNIRNTIDSYIEEIKGEIFTLVLEEVGDLNAN; encoded by the coding sequence ATGAGTAGTATAGAGAATAAATTAAATAAAATGATAAATTTATTAGAAAAAGATTTTGAAGTTGAATACGAATCAATGAAAGAACAATATGATGAAAAATTAGAAGAGTATAAAAAACAGATTAAAAAGGAAATTGAAGAATATAAGAATAAGAGGCTTTCAGATGTGAAATTTGAAAGTGAAAGGATAATAAAGATAGCAAAATCAAAAGTGGAATTAAAATTAAATCAAGAAAATACATATTTAAAAAATAAGTTTTTAGAAAGGATTTTAGAAAAGGTTAAGGAAGATTTATATAATCTTGATGCCAAAAGAAAAAAGTTTTTTTATCAAAAATTATATATAGAAGCAAAAAATTTAATAGATGAAGAATATGTTGTCTTATGTAATCCCGATGATATTGAAATTGTAAAGTCTTTTGTAATGGATCACGAAGTAATTGGTGATTCAAATATTGAAGGTGGAGTATTATTAAAAGGTGAAAAGGTGAATATAAGAAACACAATAGATTCATATATTGAAGAAATAAAGGGCGAAATATTCACTCTTGTTTTAGAAGAGGTAGGTGATTTAAATGCAAATTAA
- a CDS encoding V-type ATP synthase subunit F, whose amino-acid sequence MKFFLISDNIDTSIGLRLSGVNGVVVHEREEILKEFNNAIENKEIGVILITELAANKIPEELKNHKLSGKLPLIFVIPDRHGWRGEKDFITRYVEEAIGVRVHE is encoded by the coding sequence ATGAAATTCTTTCTTATTAGCGATAATATTGACACATCTATAGGATTGAGATTAAGTGGTGTCAATGGTGTTGTTGTTCATGAACGTGAAGAGATATTAAAAGAATTTAATAATGCAATTGAAAATAAAGAAATAGGGGTAATCTTAATAACTGAACTTGCTGCAAATAAAATACCTGAGGAGCTAAAAAATCATAAATTATCAGGTAAATTACCTTTGATTTTTGTAATTCCCGATAGACACGGTTGGCGTGGTGAAAAAGACTTTATTACCAGGTATGTTGAAGAAGCAATTGGGGTGAGAGTCCATGAGTAG
- a CDS encoding ATP synthase subunit C, with translation MAYVISLMFLVISTVWAGFYFSKNPEKARLFAKKVFAGNIALFVAILVFAVIGLFPTNVFAEGTTQAAVTDTNNNLGLGLVGAALATGLAAIGAGVGVGMVGAASVGAISEKPELLGKTLIYVGLAEGIAIYGLIVTIMILGRI, from the coding sequence ATGGCATATGTTATCTCATTGATGTTTTTAGTTATTTCAACAGTATGGGCAGGTTTTTACTTTTCAAAAAATCCAGAAAAAGCTAGATTATTCGCTAAAAAGGTGTTTGCCGGAAACATAGCTTTATTTGTGGCTATTTTAGTGTTTGCAGTAATAGGACTTTTCCCAACAAATGTATTTGCTGAAGGAACTACACAAGCAGCAGTAACAGATACAAATAACAACCTTGGATTAGGTCTTGTTGGTGCCGCATTGGCAACAGGACTTGCAGCTATTGGTGCAGGTGTTGGTGTAGGTATGGTAGGTGCTGCTTCAGTTGGTGCAATTAGTGAAAAACCAGAATTGTTGGGTAAAACATTGATATATGTTGGTCTTGCTGAAGGTATAGCAATTTATGGATTAATTGTTACTATTATGATTCTTGGGAGGATTTAA